The DNA window CTGGGCCTGACGACCGTCTTCGGCAACCCCGGCTCCACCGAGGAACCCTTCCTGAAGGACTTCCCGGCCGACTTCCGCTACGTGCACGCGCTGCAGGAGGCGTCGGCCATGGCCATGGCCGACGGCTACGCCCAGGCCACCGGCCGGCCCGCGCACGTCAACCTGCACACCGCCCCGGGCTTCGGCAACGGCATGGGCAACCTGGTCACCGCCTGGCACAACCGGACGCCGCTGATCGTCACCGCCGGCCAGCAGACCCGGGAGATGCTGCTCATCGAACCCCGCCTGGCCAACCCCCGGGCGGTCGAGCTGGCCCACCCGTACGTCAAGTGGGCCCACGAGCCGGCGCGCGCGCAGGACATCCCGGCGGCCTTCATGCGGGCGTACGCCTCGGCGGTGCAGCCACCGACCGGTCCGGTCTTCCTCTCCCTGCCGATGGACGACTGGGACCGGCCGGCCGACCCGCCGCCGCAGGTGCGGACGGTGGCGACCCGGATCGCCCCGGACCCGGACCGGCTGCGCGGCTTCGCCGCCACGCTGGCCGCCTCCCGCGCTCCGGCGCTGGTGCTCGGCGCGGCGGTCGACCGGGCCGACGCCTGGCCGGTCGCCGTGGCGCTGGCCGAGCGGCTGGCCGCGCCGGTCTGGGCCGCCCCGGCGCCGGAGCGGGCCGTCTTCCCCGAGGACCATCCGCACTTCCGGGGCGTCCTGCCGTACGCCATCGGCCCGCTGGCCGAGGCGTTGCGCGGCCACGACACGGTGCTGGTGGTCGGCGCTCCGGTTTTCCGCTACTACCCGCACGTGCCGGGCGACTACCTGCCCGACGACGCCCGGCTGCTGCACGTCACCGACGACCCGGACGAGGCGGCCCGGGCCCCGGTCGGGGAGAGCCTGCTCGGCGACGCCGGGCTGACCATGGCCGGGCTGGTGGAGCTGCTGCCGCCGACGGACCGGTCCCCGCCGCCGGCCCGGGAGGCCCCGGCGCCGGCCGGGTCGGCCGACCCGCCGAGCGCCGACGCCCTCTTCACCGCGCTGGCCGGGCAGTGGCCGGCCGACGGGGTGCTCGTGCAGGAGTCGCCGTCCAACCTGGCGGCGCTGCGCCGCCGGCTGCGGATCGGCCGGCCCCGGTCGTATTTCACCATGGCCAGCGGCGGCCTCGGGTTCGGCCTGCCGGCGGCCGTGGGCATCGCGCTGGCCGAGCGGGACAGCGGGCGCGGCCGGCCGGTGGTCACGGTGATCGGCGACGGCTCGTTCCACTACTCGGTGCAGGCGTTGTGGACCGCCGCGCAACTCGGCCTGCCGCTCGCCGTCGTGGTGCCCGTCAACCGGCAGTACGCGATCCTCAAGGCGTTCGCCGAGCTGAAGCACACGCCCGGGGTGCCGGCGCTGGACCTGCCGGGGCTGGACGTGACCGCGGTGGCGCGCGGCTACGGCTGCGCCGCGGAGGTGGTGGAGTCGCTGGACGGGCTCGGCCCGGCGCTGGCCACCGCGCTCGCCGCCGACCGGCCGACCGTGCTGCCCGTGCCGATCAGCACCGACGTGCCACGGATCCTGTAGGGGTCAGCGGCGTACGACGAGCGGGGTGCCGCTGGCCACGTCGAGCACCGCCCGGTCGCCGAGGGGCGCCTTCAGCGTGACGGTCAGCGGCTTCATGACCAACTGCATGGTGCACGCCCCGGTCGAGCGGACCACCCCGGCCCCGAGCACCACGACGTCCTCCCGCTCCAGCACCAGCGGGGTCGGCGGACCGTCGCAGGCGCCCGTGCCGACCCGGTAGTCGATCCGGTTCCCGTTCACCGCCCGCAGGTCGGTCGCCGCCACGACACCGTCGTCCGCCGGGCGGCTCGGCGCGATCCCCTCCGGCGCGGTCCCGACCGCGCTGGGCGCCACGGCGAGGCGCGCCACCGGCACCCGGAGGCCCTCCACGGTGAACAGCCAGGCGGGCACGTCGGCCTCGCCCCGGCTGGTCCGCACCGACGCGCTGCCCAGTGTCACCGCGGTGACCGTCAACGGCACGCACGGGCTGGGCGCCTGGGTGGCCACCCAGCCGTCCGGGCCGGGCTCGATGGTCGGACCGCCCTTGGGCCGCCCCGGCCCGGGCGTGCTCGGACGGCCCTCGCAGGGAGGTGGGTCGCCCTGGTCGAGCTGGGCGTACGCCTCGGCGGCGCTGACCAGCGGGACGCGCAGCGTGCCGTCCGGGAAGCGGATCGTCCCCTCGGCGGGCCGGGCGGTCGGGACAGCGATCTGGTCCCGGTACCAGCCGTTGAGGAAGGCCTGCTTCGTCTCGTCGTCGAATCCGGGGTCGCCGGTCAGCACGGTGGCCTCGTCGAGCGGGACGTACCCGCTGTGCCACGCGGGCCCGGGGCGCCACGCGTCGGCCACCTCGGTGGCCCGCTGGTCGAAGGCCTCCCACCGGTGGTCGGGGCCGGAGACCGACGGACCGCCGGCGGCCGGCGGGCCGGCCGGGTCGGCGCCGGGCGCGGCGCAGCCGGCCAGGACCAGGAGCGGTAGCCCGAGCAGGGCGAGAGAGCGACGCATGCCGGTTGGACGCGGGCCTCCCCCGGCCGGTTCCCCCGGTCAGTCCTCCCCGCCCAGGTCGGCCTGGTACGCCTCCCAGAGCAGGTCCGCGCCGCGCTGCCGGTGCCGGTCGAGCGCCCGCAGCAGGTTCCGGGCCTGCTCCCGCAGTTCCTCGGCGGGCACCGAGGGCAGGCGCACCGCGTGCTGGAGCGCGGCGATGGCCGCCGCGATGGCGGTGTGCTCGCCGGCCAGCAGGCGTACGCCCCGGTCCAGCCGGGGCGCCTGGTAGAGCAGTTCGGCGTAGAGGCCGGCCGGGCCCTCGGTGAGCCGGACGTGCTCGGCGAAGCCGCGCCGGACCGGGCCGAGCCGGCCGACCATGTGCTCCCGCCAGCGCGGCTCGGCCGGCGCCGAGGCGAGCGCACGGGCGAGGCTCCGCAGGTCGCCGGGGAGCGGGGGCCGGGGATGGGGCACGGCGGTGACGGTGGACGGCTGCTGGATCGGATTGGTGGCCATGGCACCTCCCGCGCTGCTGCGCTACCGCGTACAGCGATGGTGAACCCGGGTTCCCGAGCTGTCCAGGAGGGGTGGAAGCCTCATCTGCCCCATCCGCCCCGGCGGCCACAGGGGCCTCTACAGCCCCAGCGGATTCGCCGCCATGTCCCGCAGCCGACCGGCGAGGGCGTGCACGTCGGCGTCCCGGCCCTGGTCCGGCCGGCCCGCCGTGATCGCCTCGGCGAGCGCCCGCAGCTCGTACGCCGGGAGGTTGCCCAGCCCCGGGCCCTGCAACGGGATGGTGACCCGCCGGCCGCTGTCCCGGTCCCGGGCGATCAGGCTGGGCACCCGCACCACGCCGTCGTCACCGACCCGGTGGGCGATCGTGCCGCCGTGCACCTCGGCGGTGGCCAGGTCGACGGTACGGATACCGAGCGCGCCCCGGACCGACGCCCGGGTCCCGTCCAGCCAGGCGGCCGTGCGCAGCACCCGCAGCACCAGGTAGAGCCCGAGCAGCAGGAACGGGAGCCCGCAGAGCCCGGCGTAGCGCAGCGGCGTGGGCGTGGCGGCGGCGCCGTCGTGCAGGTCGGGCGGGAGCAGCTCGGGCGGCAGGTCCCGGACGTCGTCGTACGAGGGGACCGGGTCGCCGAAGCCGGTGACCCGGCGCAGCAGGTCCTCGGCGACCAGCGGCAGCAGCACGAAGGCCGCGCCGAAGGCGGTGAACAGCACACCCACCACGACGGCCATCGCGCGTTGGCCGGATGCCGCGCCGACGGAGAGTCGGATCCGCTCGTTCGTCACAGGCGGAGCCTAGAGCGCCGGCTCAATCGGGCCCGGACACGACTGTGCGCCCCGGTCCGTGGACCGGGGCGCACAGGTCAGGTGGTGGAGGTGCCGGGAATCGAACCCGGGTCCTTCGCCGCCTTGTCAGGGCTTCTCCGAGCGCAGCTCGCTATGCCTCTACTCGGCCCCTCCGATCACGCGAGCGAGTCGGTGTGACGGGCCCAGTCGCTGATTAATCTCGCCGCACGGACCCCGCGACCGGGTCCGGTTGGCCAGCCTTCTAGCTGATGCCGGCTAACTGGGTCGAAGGCGCTCCCAGGCCGACAGACTTGCTACTCGCCTCAGGCGGCGAGAGCGAAGTCAGCGCGATTGTTCTTGGCGCTTATTGGTTTCCGACGAACGATTCTCGAGACGACGTCGGCTTCCTCGGCTCGCTTCCCCTGCCGCAACGTACGAAGTCGAAACCAGTCACCCCCTCGACGGGCTGCCCCTGTCGGCAGCATCACCAAGCCTAACGCCTGGCGCAACCGGATTCATTCCGAGGCCGGCCCGAAGCCCGGCATCCGGACAAACCCGGACATCCTACTCAGCCATGCCCTTGCCGCGCCGGCCCACCACCCGGGCGATCTCCCGGTCGGCGTCCCGCTTGGCCAGGTCCTGGCGCTTGTCGTACGACTTCTTACCCCGGGCGAGGCCGATCTCCACCTTCGCCCAGCCGTCGGAGAAGTAGACCTGCAGCGGCACCATGGTGAGGCCGCTCTCCCTGGTCTTGCCGATCAGCCGGTCGATCTCCAGCCGCTTGAGCAGCAGCTTCCGGGTCCGCCGGGGCTCGTGGTTGGTCCAGGTGCCCTGGGTGTACTCCGGGATGTGCATGCCGTGCAGGTAGAGCTCGCCGTCGCGTTCCTGGGCGAACGCGTCGACCAGCGACGCCCGCCCGGCCCGCAGCGACTTGACCTCGGTGCCGGTCAGCGACATGCCCGCCTCGTACGTGTCGAGGATGGCGTAGTCGTGCCGCGCCTTCTTGTTGGAGGCGACCACCTTGCGACCCTTTTCCCGTGGCATCGGCGCCACCTCCTTCCCGGTCCGTCCGCGGCAACCGGCCGCGGAGCGAGATCATGCTACCCAATGACAAGGACCCTCCCCCGCCGAATATTTCCGGCGCGGGAGGGCCCTCGGAGAGCCGTACCGGTAACTAGACCCGCAGGTAGAAGCGGAGCGTGACCCAGGCGGTAACCGCGCTGACCAGACCACCGACGGCGGCCATCAGCGGGAACGTCAGGAAGATCTCGGACCAGGAGATCGGGGTGATCAGGCCCTCCAGGGCCGCCATCGAACTCCCCGCCGCGAGTGTCTTCAACACGATCAACGCGATGAGGCCGAGGATCGAGCCGATCAGACCGGCGACCACCGCCTCCAGCACGAACGGCGCCTGGATGAACCAGTTGGAGGCGCCGACCAGCTTCATGACCGCGACCTCACGCCGCTTGCTGTACGCGGCCACCTGGATGGTGTTCGCGACCAGCAGCAGGGCGGCGATCGCCATGACGATCGCGATGGCCAGCGCGCCGTTCTGGAAGCCGGTGAGCACGCCGAAGACCTTGTCGAGCAGCTTGCTCTGGTCGACGATCGTGTCGATGCCCTCGGAGGCCTTGTACTCGTCGTAGATGTTCTTGTACTGCTCCGGGTTGTTCAGCGTGAGCCGGAACGACTCGGGCAGCTGGTCCGGCTTGACCGCGTTGACCAGGTCCGGCGCGTCCGCGTACATCTGCTGGAAGCGCTTGTACGCCTCCGTCTTGTCGACGTACGTGACCTCCTTGATCAGCGGGTCGGCCTTGAGCTTGGTCTCCAGGTCGGTGCGCTGCTGCTCGTTGACGTCGGTCTTCAGGAAGATCGAGACCTCGACGTTCTCGTAGTAGAGGTCCTTCATGTCACCGACCTTCTGGTACAGAAGGCCGCTGCCGCCCAGCATGAACAGCGACACCGCCATGGTGATGATCATGGCGAGGGTCATGGTGACGTTTCGCCACAGTCCGACCAGTACCTCGGACAGGACGTACTTCATCCGCATCGGGATATTCCTCCGGCTCTCCGGCGTGAGGTGTTCGTCGTCAGGGGCTGCGGGTCGTCAGCCGCTCAGCCGTAGACGCCGCGGGCCTGGTCGCGCACGATGCGGCCGCTCTCGATCTCAACGACGCGGCGCCGCATCTGGTTCACGATGTTGGAGTCGTGCGTGACCATCACGACGGTCGTGCCGGTGCGGTTGATCCGGTCCAGCAGGCGCATGATCTCGATCGAGGTGTCCGGGTCCAGGTTTCCGGTGGGCTCGTCCGCCAGCAGGATCAGCGGCCGGTTCACGAACGCCCGGGCCACCGCGACACGCTGCTGCTCACCACCGGAGAGCTCGTGGGGGTAGCGGTGCTCCTTCCCACCGAGACCGACCAGCTCCAGCACCTCCGGCACGACCCGGCGGGCGACCGCCTTGGTCTTGCCGATCACCTCCAACGCGAACGCCACGTTCTCGTAGGCGGTGCGGTTCGGCAGGAGACGGAAGTCCTGGAAGACGCAGCCGATGGAACGCCGGAAGTGGGGTCGCTTCCAGGAACGCATCGACG is part of the Micromonospora halotolerans genome and encodes:
- the mdlC gene encoding benzoylformate decarboxylase → MATVRDTTYDLLRALGLTTVFGNPGSTEEPFLKDFPADFRYVHALQEASAMAMADGYAQATGRPAHVNLHTAPGFGNGMGNLVTAWHNRTPLIVTAGQQTREMLLIEPRLANPRAVELAHPYVKWAHEPARAQDIPAAFMRAYASAVQPPTGPVFLSLPMDDWDRPADPPPQVRTVATRIAPDPDRLRGFAATLAASRAPALVLGAAVDRADAWPVAVALAERLAAPVWAAPAPERAVFPEDHPHFRGVLPYAIGPLAEALRGHDTVLVVGAPVFRYYPHVPGDYLPDDARLLHVTDDPDEAARAPVGESLLGDAGLTMAGLVELLPPTDRSPPPAREAPAPAGSADPPSADALFTALAGQWPADGVLVQESPSNLAALRRRLRIGRPRSYFTMASGGLGFGLPAAVGIALAERDSGRGRPVVTVIGDGSFHYSVQALWTAAQLGLPLAVVVPVNRQYAILKAFAELKHTPGVPALDLPGLDVTAVARGYGCAAEVVESLDGLGPALATALAADRPTVLPVPISTDVPRIL
- the smpB gene encoding SsrA-binding protein SmpB translates to MPREKGRKVVASNKKARHDYAILDTYEAGMSLTGTEVKSLRAGRASLVDAFAQERDGELYLHGMHIPEYTQGTWTNHEPRRTRKLLLKRLEIDRLIGKTRESGLTMVPLQVYFSDGWAKVEIGLARGKKSYDKRQDLAKRDADREIARVVGRRGKGMAE
- the ftsX gene encoding permease-like cell division protein FtsX; this encodes MRMKYVLSEVLVGLWRNVTMTLAMIITMAVSLFMLGGSGLLYQKVGDMKDLYYENVEVSIFLKTDVNEQQRTDLETKLKADPLIKEVTYVDKTEAYKRFQQMYADAPDLVNAVKPDQLPESFRLTLNNPEQYKNIYDEYKASEGIDTIVDQSKLLDKVFGVLTGFQNGALAIAIVMAIAALLLVANTIQVAAYSKRREVAVMKLVGASNWFIQAPFVLEAVVAGLIGSILGLIALIVLKTLAAGSSMAALEGLITPISWSEIFLTFPLMAAVGGLVSAVTAWVTLRFYLRV
- the ftsE gene encoding cell division ATP-binding protein FtsE encodes the protein MIQLEQVTKTYPKASRPSLDNVSVSIEKGEFVFFIGPSGSGKSTIIKLLLHEVTPNKGRVVVNGKDVTSMRSWKRPHFRRSIGCVFQDFRLLPNRTAYENVAFALEVIGKTKAVARRVVPEVLELVGLGGKEHRYPHELSGGEQQRVAVARAFVNRPLILLADEPTGNLDPDTSIEIMRLLDRINRTGTTVVMVTHDSNIVNQMRRRVVEIESGRIVRDQARGVYG